From Carassius carassius chromosome 15, fCarCar2.1, whole genome shotgun sequence:
GCATGATCACCAGCTTAGTATATCCTTGCACTCACGCTACAGTTTTAGCATCATCGTCTACATTTGTCCGAGGGCCAAGGCTGAAGTAGTTGAACCCAGATCGAGTCGATCGACGACACGACAGGTTGCCTCTTTCTCAGGTGCATTTCAAGTgcaggtttttgtttttatttcttttcattttctccatagggattttttttactcttaggTTGCATGAACTAAAACAATTAGCTAAAAGGCGAATCccaacattaaagacatttatgtaaaacgtgtgtgtgtgtgtgtgtatgtataataaGACAAAAGTACAAGATTTGGTGAGGAGGTAAAGATTTCTTTGGGTAATATGGTTTTTCAACAGGAATTCCACTgttgattatttaaataatatttttacttatataaaaataatatgaataatgcagGCTGATAGATTCAACAAAAGCATTTATCATTGATTTACAACTTCATAGCTCACAGTAGATCTGTCCTTAAAAGTTTATAAGTTTGAAGCATGTTTTTAGGATTGTCCGATTCCTCAAGCATTTATATTCACGTTCTGGTTCTTGTGACAACTGTAGCCCTCACAACAACGTTAacaacttaacaaaaaaaaagaaaaaaagattcattTCTGAAATTTAAGAAGCTGTTTCAGTCATGACcatgtataataaatgtaatgacaaattatgaattaaacatataaaataccTATTAGTTGATGATAAAGAATATCCTGCTGGTTCAGTCACAACCAATTTATTTAGTAAACCACACATCTGTAATATTTAGTCACGTTTATTTCAAGAGGCAAATACAACTGCAAACTTTAAATAGGACATGGAGGCACTTGTCTTTTTTCACGTCTGAAATAATTACAGTGTATTATATGAAGGTGGAAAACAGCATCCCTTTCAGTGATACAGCGTTGAAACGCTGCctaatttgccagttaatagttaACCAAGTCTTAATTTTCTGTAcagttataatataaaatgttagaAGCAGAACTATTTCACTACAGACATCCCCAAATGTATATTACAAGTGAAAAAACaagcagacaaacaaacaaatgtatgaCTCTAATATAAAAGATGGGAAAGTGAGTGTTTTTTCTTACAATAAAGATATGTaaacaaaacaaccaaaaatatttttaacatcatCATATGAACTATATACAACAATACAAAAACGTAGAGTGTAGAGTCTTTTCAGCATTGCTGTAGGTTCCCCTTTTTTCCAAATATACTAATGCCAAGAGGCAAACTAtcttataaatgtgtaaataaccATTTTGCAATGGTTTACATCCTAGTGTGAACATGCTGCATACAAACATAATTCATCTAACAAACTGTTTAGCCATTTTTACAGAGGCCGTACTTCTGGGATGAAGAGGCCTTGTTCCATTTCATTTACATCCTCTTTTTTAACTGTGACCGGTACCCCTGGAATGAAGAGGTCATGTTTCATGTCCTTCATGTCCTCTTTTTTATCAATTACCTGTGGAACGAGGCCGCCATGTTTCACCTCGTCCAAGACCTTTTTTTTAACAGGCTTGACCTCTGGAATGAATAGGTTGTGCTTCACCTTGTTCACTTCAATCATTTTGAACCCAAGACGTATGCAAACCCTCTTCTTTTGAAATGCTTTCAAGCACTTGGTGAGCTTGCTGTTAAAGTGAGCCTTTACGTCAGCCTTATTGATCCACAAACGGGAAGCTAGCAGTTCGATTTCGGTCTTGGTTACGTACGGCTTTCTGTGGAAGTACAGCGAAAGGAAGTCTTTTCGGTCCTCAAATGATGTCTTCTCCATTCCCATTGGTTCCAAGACGAGCTTAACTGGAACTTCAGGGACTTCTACCTTTGGAGATTTAGAGTTCCTTCTCCTGTTCTTCGGAGTGATTACTTCTCTCTGTGGCTTGGCAATTTCAAGGCCGCCCTGACAGGCCACGTCTGAAGAACTGGCCATCTGAGGAGAGTTACATAAATCACCATCAAGACGTTCCGTCGTATCTGGATTCAGTTGCCTCTCTGCTTCCTTGACGGGTTTCGGAGCACAACGGCACCGTTGCACGTGAATGGAGATTGTCTTTGGTGTCGATTTTTCTGTATACACCCCAAAACAATACATGCATTTGTATGCAGGCGTTTTTAGTATTGCATGAATGGTGGGAATGATGTGGTGTTTAGTTTGAAGATGGCTCTCGTAGTCCTCAGAGTTCTGGAGCTTTACTTGGCAAAATGGGCATGCGGTAGGCGCGGTCTTCAACGTTGTTGCATATTCTGCCTTGTCTGGATACATTTTTATGTACAGCTTATCTTGAGAGCTGGTAACTAGTGCAAGGTTGAGCTCTCGGTTGTCAAGAAGATCTTTGGGCACATCTGTGTTCAGATTAAAAGTGTTGAACATGAGGTTCCCCTCGTCGTCACAGTCGAGACTAAACTGTTCTTTAATGAAATGCCGGTTTTCCTTGATTTTCAAACTATGCTCTTTATTGGTGTGCTCCATGATCTGCTTGAAAGAATAGAACATCTGAGGGCAGAACAGACACTTCAAGCCATGCAACAAATGCTGGAAAATCCCCTGCTCTGTCAGTAAAATCTTGCACCTCAGGCACTTGACTGTGTGATTGTCATGTTTCTTCAAAAACGGCGCAATTACGGCCAACTCATTCGGCACAGAATTTCTATTTATCGCCCTCTGAACTGTGGGCATGAGACCCGCGGGCACCACTGCTGAATTAGTAGGTTGGCTGATCTGATTTTGCGTCAGTACCACTTGAGCAGGACCGCCGTGAACGGGAACAGTGACTTGAACGGGTGCTAGAGTGTAGGTTGGGACACCGTTGACTTTGTTGCCTGTGGGAATGAGACGCACGGACTGCGAGGCTATGAGGGGAGCTCTGGGAACCGACTGGTTCAGCTGAAGACCCTGAGTAACAAGAATTGGCGACCTTACACCCATTTCACCCGGGAGGTTGACCTGGACGCCAGGTGGAAGAAGAACCTGCTGCGCTTGATGGGTCTGCGGTAGCCTGGGCATTGCCATAGTGATAGGTACCGTCTTAGGTGCGCTTTGCCGCATGTTTGGCATCATCATATTGATCGGCATCCCACTGTGGGTCTGCGATTGCGGTGTGTTCTGAATAGCGGCAACAGTCGTGCCTGACAGTAAAGCTTGTGTTTGTGGGGACAAAAACATCTGCCCTGCACCAGGAgagcaaaacaaagcagctgtgcTGCTTGGGCCGGCCAGAAGAACAGTACCATTTCCATTTGCTTGTTGCATATGCTGTGGCACATAGTTCGGCCTTGGGAGCAACGTGACCTGTTGCATGGCTTTTGGCGCAAGGTTCAGCAGATTCTGTAGTCCAGCCATTTGGTTTGTGCAGTCTTTTTCGATTATACAAGGCATTATTTGCCAGTGCAGGTCTTTGTGCTTCTCTGAACTCAAAATGTGATAGAGTAAATGTTCAATGGTCTCTGCAGGCAGTTTGCACAGCTTGCAATGATATTTCACTGAAGCGCCATCACGTATCTGCTCACCATCAGTCTTTTGCTTACTGTCCGAGCCAAGCCCAAAGTAGCGATCCAGCATCGCAGCATAGTGGTTGACCAGGACGTGTTTCTTCATTACATATAGTAAAGAATCATGATAGCCACAGGTTGCGCATGTGTATCGGTCATCGGCAGCATCAGCGGAAACTGTAACTGACACGGTTTTCGGTGTGTGGGCCAAAGTGTGGCTAGGGTTGCTGTGAAGAGGTATACGGTGGGTTTTTGATGGGAGCATGTGGAAAAACTGAATGTGTTGCTCTGTGACCTTCGGAGAGCTGACAAATGGGCAGTAGGGGCACATTAACAAACAGGCCACATCCAGATCTTTCCAGTGACAGCGATGGATGTGACTTCTGAATGTGGGTACTGACCGGCTGGAGTACCAACACAGACTGCAGCACAGAGCTTGGCTCCGGTATGGATACTGAGGAACAAAAGTTATATTGGGATTAATAtgacataaaataacatttataaatagcGTGTACAATCTATAGATTGAGCTTAatcaccaattaaaaaaaaaacatttgattttattaaaaaagacatgttttaacatattttacagagcaacatatgttttatacataaccaccttttttttctttttgccaaCATGACCATCAGTGAAATCATCCCATTCTGTGTGGTCAAAACTTGCATCACCAGCATCAAAACATTTGTATGTCTGTTggaaataaagacattttaattagtaGATATAACAGAATTGGTGTAAGTTATCACTGATTTAGTAAAAAGacacactgaaaataaaaatatagttttattggGCTACAGAAGACACATTTCTTATTAACATTATATTTGTTATCATCTAGAACCCATTTAAACTATGTAAAAATTAATGGAGAGCAGCATGCACAGTCAAATATGCAGTATCAGTGTAcactgataaataataataataaaaaaaacactaatctcAGCTGATAATCAATATATTGTGCATTCCTATTTTTGTCATTAAGGACCAATTAACAACATAACTCAATCTTCTGGTGAAATGACGGACTTCTTTCTGGTGACACATACTGGACTTCTCCAATCATATGGTCTGCTTAAACTTCACCTCTTCCTTATAATCGACTGCAAGCTCACATTAAGATCTGCTTCAATCAAATTTATAGccaataaatagaaataaatcccCGCCctagattttaatttattttttccataatcTGTTTCTGATGTACTTTACAATGTGGAAAATAAAGAGCTGTCTCCGTTACTTCGCAACTTTAATAgtagtttttgattttttttttttttgccaatgtcTAGTTTTTGTCTTGTTCTTTTGTTGTGAcactttaaaaaagtgttttgaaataactgaaatacagtgtcctacataaattaaattaaatgtatgcatttagcagacgcttttatccaaagcgacttacagtgcattcaggctatccatttttacctatcatgtgatcctggggaattgaacccccaaccttgcgcttgatagcgcaatgctctaccaattgagctacaggaacacaagtaCATAAGAACAAGAACATAAGTACTGAAACAGTAAGGacaattgttctgtttgctgtggggTCAAGAAATctcaaatatgaaatatgattaaaagatgaatatgagacaaaactacagaatgtcacattttattattgggttattcaacacaaagatgttttaccagctaagaagatcagcactttcagagtttcatctccctatctgatgtgagcataagtattggaacagttgcttCACAAGTCTCtgtaagtgttcagctgtgtccggttgcattaattcttcagatattaaaagcagagaatgtgtcttatcagttatatccatagATTTTGCATTCGACgatgacatttattcatttcatttttcatttagctgatgcttttatccaaagcaacttacaattgctatacatgtcagaggtcgcacgcctctggagcaactaggggttaagtgtcttgctcagggacacattttcTGATGTGagcattggtgtctcacagtggattcgaacccgggtctctcacaccaaaggcatgtgtcttatccactgcaccaacaccaccccgtgacacacacaaaccaggatgaagacgagaAAGCCGACTCTggaagaaaagcaagcaatttggatgctcaaagaaaagaggaagtcaattagaactataacaaagggcatggagaaatcaagagtttggaaactaccggtgacatcagcaaccaacgacaACCTGATCAgcagagaaaaacaacagtagttgatgacagacaaatcataaaagctgtgaaaatgaaccctaaaatacatgtctgtaaaatcaccaacaacctccagaaagctgtgGTGATGCGCTGTCAGTCTAAAGTCaacaggagaatttgacacagaattacagaacacagcaagatgcaaacctctgatcagcatcaaaaatagaaaggcatgattcttcacaaatgtgagccagtagagtttttcGAAATTAGTTGTTGGACTAAGTgtttggaaagcaaaagtgtggagaaaaaacagaactgcaaatgatcatacaacctcatctgtaaagtttggtggaggtggtgtcatggcatgggtgtgcatggctgtctctagaacaggaccaaTTCCTTTTAATGATGacaatgtatgatggcagtagcagaatgaatttggaagggtacaaactaatcttggctaccaatattcaagaaaatgctacCAAACTCATTATAAAGCACTTCATATTAGATCAGGACAAATGACCCAAAGCACCCTGaaagttcagtcaaggactttatcagggcacagaaatgtaaagtcttaggttgcccaaatcaatctccagatttaaattagattaaacattaatttcaccagcagAAAAGGAGagtaaagacagaaactccccaaaacaagcaacagctggaattggctgcattaaagtctgggaaaagcatttcaaagcataagactgAGAGTATGGTGATGTCtttgggttgcagactcactgctgtGATTGCATGCAAGgcatctgcaactaaatattagcttttaatcttttacatctgccttaaattcaactgttccaatacttatgctcacatcaaatagttgGATAAACTCTAAAAGTGATgccctttttatttggtaaaacgtgtgtgtcgaaagacctaataataaaatgtgacattctgtagttttgtctcatattcatcttttaatcatatttgcatatgtcttgactccacagcagagaaagctattttgtctttacttttcaAATACTTACAAAAGGCACTGTAATTTGGTAGAGTCATACTAAACCGTACTGTAGTGAGAACTTGGGACGGCTTCATACTGTATAATGCAGTTAACGAATAAACATCACCTCAAAcgtctgtcagccaatcagaatcgagCATTAACCAGATGCTGGTATAAACATAACCTAAGTTACCTCCAATAAATCTTGACACTGCTGCATCCCGATGtcacacaaaatatttttgacGCGTTTCCTTGGACGTCTGAGTTTCGTCAGATTCTTCACTGGAATTTGATACATTTTGCTGATCCTGTaaacgaaaacaaaaatattacggAACGTTGAACAGCCTGTCAAATCAATGCACTGcgctttttaaaaaccaaactgtaTTTGGCGAGAATCTAATGGAAACTTAAGAGATTTCTAAATTAACATAGCCTATTATTGAGGCCTATAACATAGTTATAATAAATACAGCTAACGTTAGTTGTAACTGTACCTAGCGAGATCTGTATTTCAAACCATCCTCGGACACATCATTATAATTTCAATTTTATAACCAGCCATGGATTTTAAGTAGTATTAACGCAAGAAACAAAGAAACGACATATGTCATTCATAATCCGAACTGTATTAATGACTAAACCTGTATCTACCTCAGGTACTTCGGCACAGAGATGCGATTGAGTGGATGGGTGTCTGCGTGCGCCCGTTTTCTTCCGGCGTCACTGGAAGGCGCGCAGTACGGATTCGGCTACTTCATCGCGTGAAGCATCCGGGTTGCGCTCAATCCGCGTTCCTTGTTGCACTGGTGATCGTCTGCTGAAATCTGAACAGAGCGCAGGATTGCCCACTTTTGATTATATCTCACTAAAACATCACCCCACTCCTGCTGAAAAACATGGCGTACAGGAAGACGGGAAGTGACGTTTTCTGATTTACATATTGCATAGTGCAGATCCACCAATGGGAGAAAGGTGGGCTGATCTTGCAAAGTTGATCAAAGTGATGTGTCATTGGTTATTGGAATTAACCCATAACCCCATGGCTGGGGTCTTCACCTGTGAGTGATGTAGACACACCTGTGGCACAACAACACCTTCAGAGCTGCTTTATGGGAAGATGGATCGATGGATTCAAGTGTGACATGATGATGAGAAGGCAATATGAGTGCTGATTGTTatctattataatataaaatgctaTTTAGAGGGTCTCTTGCATCAGTGCTGATATTGCCACAGCAGGTCAGTTCAGTTTAAAACTACTGAGTATTCACAAGTGCAATGAAGAACATTTATGTACCTAGAACACATCTGCATTAGGACTATCACTAAAGGACAAAGAATGGTATGGGAGGTCTATCCATTGGTCTCTGTGAATACAAGGACCTAAATGGGCCCCCAACGGTTtgagaataaatgtaaaaacacagcACACTGCAAACTTCATTGCACTCAAACCAGCCATCAAAGTTTCACAGAATCCTTTCTTGTCCATGATACTTAATAATTGCACCACTTGAACTAAAAGGTATGGTTCACCCAAAGATTGCAATTCTAGAATGATTAAACCCTTGCGTCATTTCAGATTTGTGtgaatttctttattttgtggaacataaaCAAAAGATATTTTAAGAAAAGTCTCAAGTGTTTCTCTTTGTCCattcaatggaagtcaatggtgacCAAATctgtttcttcaaaatatctttctaCAGAAGATATCAAATCggtcaggtttgaaacaacatgaaggtgagtaaatattgAGTTTTTATTTATGGTTGAACTATCCTTTTAGTTTAATAGAGTCTTGTGTTAGCTTTATTTGACCAGTGTTGTTCTGTGAATATAAAACTAGTGAGAAGAACAGCCAAACGGATAAACATTAAACAGGATGGCCCTTTGTGCTTACCATGATTGTGTCGGTATGGAAGATGTAGCTTTTTCCACAACATGATACAGTGATGGCAGTGCTACAAAACACTATTAAGaagttattttaatgtattgtaagcatgtatgtttatttaatgCTATGATCTAAAATTCAGTTTGTCTACACAGGCCTGGAGGCAGAGCTCCAGATTCAATGTAGCTCAAATTGATAATGagtttatatatatctatatatctatatatatatatatatgtgtgtgtgtgtgtggcttaatttgatgaattattattttttgtaggtGTGAGTgagaattacatttttaagtagattttgtgttgttttttggtGTCCAGCTTagtgttaaaggaacactccacattTTTTGGAAAATAGGTTCATTTTCAGACTCCCCCAGAGTTAAACAGTTTACCGTCAAATCCATTCAGCAGATCTGCAGGAAATAGTCCCAGCTAGGTAACTTCAAATAAACCTTTTTTCAGGTGCTGTGTAATATCACTGCACCTGCGGCACCCATGGTaaggcagcaaagttccttgattaatACGCTGGAATGAGAGCATAGTTCCTAGTCATATCAGCCAAGAAACTTTTTATTTTCCGTTGGTCTTAGTACACGATATATActgaagagtcaagttttaaataggaaaaatatagaaactcttcgGTAATTTTTGACCGAGATGCTAACGgactaatcagattcaatgatctatgctaagctaaatgTGCAAACGTCACACCCGAAGAtctgctgaatggattcgaaaatggtaaaactcaactgtttaactctaggggagttggaaaatgaccCTATTTTCGAAACGTGGAGTGTTCCTTAAAGAACAAAGAGCAAAGAAATCCAATAAATTACAACAAGCATCTctattaaaaaatacttaattatacttattttatgTTTGGATAAGAATGCAATTACACACAAATTACAAGTGAAATCATGCTGTAATGCAAATGTTGAAATGCATTCAGAAACTTTCCTTGATTGAGCTAATACAACACAATTCTTGAACCGACTTCATTTCATTTTGTGCAGTCAACTTTAATTGGTCAAAATAGATGTTTTCTTAAGCAAACTGTGTTGGACTACATAATAAATTATAGAAAGATGTTGTGTGTAATAGGAATTTTCTAATATAATTACCTTTTTTGTAAGAAAACATATGACACATCTGGTAGAAAACAACACTAATCACCAATTCATGAATCACTGATTCATGTGCTAATTAACTGAAAGAGATTCAACAATGTTAGTTTAACACATATATTAACCTAAATTTATTGGGTTTTtcagttatatttattattaaattactattattattattattatatttaacatgCAGAATCCATAGTAATCATAAAATTATCAGTAAAAACCTGACATGCAAGTAATTATATTATCgagtaatttataaattatagtgCATATAGAGTTTAAAATGGGTGGTGCATTTTCGGTTTATCTTTTACAAAATAACAACAATTCCATCTTCCTCCATTGCCCCCTGGGGCAACAGTAAATGGCGACTCAGATCTACGTGCCACGTGTTTAGAATGTCATGGGTACTGGAGCTTTCCTGTCTGATGGCTGGATTACAGCCGAAATGCTGTTGAGAGGTCCGATGCCTGTGATGAGGGACGctgtggtcagtgtgaggtgtaTGAGCAAGACAAGGCTGAGAGTGATAGGATGCAGCCGAAATGAGCGAATTGGCCCGTCTGGCAGAAACGTTGGGCCTGTAGGAAGTATTAACATAAGGCTGAGAAGAATGAGAGGAGGCTGAAGAACCCGGATGTCGGGACAGGTGTTTGATGGGGCTCTCCACAAACACATCTGCATCCTCTTCGCTTTCAGAGCCATAACCTAAACCATAAGCTTTCATTATCAAAGGTAGCCCTGGATAGCTTACAGAGTGCGTACTATCAAAATAGTGTCCCGAGCTTGAGGAACTGCAGCTTTTTCGCCTTATGTTGTTATGCTGGTTTGCAGGTTTCACTGTGATGATGAGGTTGTGGCTGTTTGCGATCATCATGTCAGTTACCTGATCCAAAGACTTCCTCTTAACATCAATACCATTCACTTCCAGGACCTGGTCATTAATGGCCAGCAGTCCCGTGCAAGCCGCCAGTCCTCCAGGAACTATGCGGGAGATAAAGATGCCCGGAACCTTTTCCAGACCGTATGGAGTAACCCTGACAGTGGTACCATCACGAATGTAAAACCCCAGAGGTCTGTCCGAGCCCTGGCGATACAGACGCACCCTTCGGTGGCATTCTGGTATGATGTCCACGTCAATGATAGACGAAACAGGGCGGAAGTTCAGAGGCATGCTGATCTGGAATGGTGTTTTTTTCTGGCTGAAAGATTTCTTTCGTTTTGTTGTATCTTCAGCAGCTGTGATAAACTGGTCAGCTTCCTCTGTAAAACAGTGTGGACAGAAAGCTGTATGAAGCATTTTCAGCAGTTCTGAAATTCTTAAATCAGACGattatgattatatttttaaCTTATATTAAAACGGACtgagaagagactttcaacctgAATACAAAAATGTAACTGGTTACAATTTTagcttaaattttatttatttgcaataaaacaCTATTTACTTATGAGGGAACAAGTAAGtccaatttaaaatataaatacaattatttgaactaacaaacaaattaataaatgtccTGAAGAAGGACACAAATTCTtcacaaaatgtttatatttttatatttcttacgtttacatttatttattttttatttctgtttatatttattcTTACATTATTTCCAGAATTATTTTCACATTACTGTGGAACTTCTAAGAACTGTGATACAGATCACATGAACTAGGACGGAAAGGTACAAGATAATTTTCTCAATCTGACAAACAAACACAAGGGAATACAAAGCAATTATACTCAAGTACATGATTTCTAACAAGATAAATCCCTtccttttcttcatttttctATTCCTTCTTCT
This genomic window contains:
- the adnp2a gene encoding activity-dependent neuroprotective protein 2a, with the protein product MYQIPVKNLTKLRRPRKRVKNILCDIGMQQCQDLLETYKCFDAGDASFDHTEWDDFTDGHVGKKKKKYPYRSQALCCSLCWYSSRSVPTFRSHIHRCHWKDLDVACLLMCPYCPFVSSPKVTEQHIQFFHMLPSKTHRIPLHSNPSHTLAHTPKTVSVTVSADAADDRYTCATCGYHDSLLYVMKKHVLVNHYAAMLDRYFGLGSDSKQKTDGEQIRDGASVKYHCKLCKLPAETIEHLLYHILSSEKHKDLHWQIMPCIIEKDCTNQMAGLQNLLNLAPKAMQQVTLLPRPNYVPQHMQQANGNGTVLLAGPSSTAALFCSPGAGQMFLSPQTQALLSGTTVAAIQNTPQSQTHSGMPINMMMPNMRQSAPKTVPITMAMPRLPQTHQAQQVLLPPGVQVNLPGEMGVRSPILVTQGLQLNQSVPRAPLIASQSVRLIPTGNKVNGVPTYTLAPVQVTVPVHGGPAQVVLTQNQISQPTNSAVVPAGLMPTVQRAINRNSVPNELAVIAPFLKKHDNHTVKCLRCKILLTEQGIFQHLLHGLKCLFCPQMFYSFKQIMEHTNKEHSLKIKENRHFIKEQFSLDCDDEGNLMFNTFNLNTDVPKDLLDNRELNLALVTSSQDKLYIKMYPDKAEYATTLKTAPTACPFCQVKLQNSEDYESHLQTKHHIIPTIHAILKTPAYKCMYCFGVYTEKSTPKTISIHVQRCRCAPKPVKEAERQLNPDTTERLDGDLCNSPQMASSSDVACQGGLEIAKPQREVITPKNRRRNSKSPKVEVPEVPVKLVLEPMGMEKTSFEDRKDFLSLYFHRKPYVTKTEIELLASRLWINKADVKAHFNSKLTKCLKAFQKKRVCIRLGFKMIEVNKVKHNLFIPEVKPVKKKVLDEVKHGGLVPQVIDKKEDMKDMKHDLFIPGVPVTVKKEDVNEMEQGLFIPEVRPL
- the pard6ga gene encoding par-6 family cell polarity regulator gamma a, whose product is MNRALRKSQSLRCCSVLEVKSKYGAEFRRFSLDRCEPGRYKDFHRLIVRLHHLWQMDVLIGYADVQGELLPINNDDNFCKAVTSTQSLLRIFIQLQEEADQFITAAEDTTKRKKSFSQKKTPFQISMPLNFRPVSSIIDVDIIPECHRRVRLYRQGSDRPLGFYIRDGTTVRVTPYGLEKVPGIFISRIVPGGLAACTGLLAINDQVLEVNGIDVKRKSLDQVTDMMIANSHNLIITVKPANQHNNIRRKSCSSSSSGHYFDSTHSVSYPGLPLIMKAYGLGYGSESEEDADVFVESPIKHLSRHPGSSASSHSSQPYVNTSYRPNVSARRANSLISAASYHSQPCLAHTPHTDHSVPHHRHRTSQQHFGCNPAIRQESSSTHDILNTWHVDLSRHLLLPQGAMEEDGIVVIL